CGACGATATGGAGCTCGCCCTTGGCTTGCGGATGGATATCACACCACACCATATACCACTGGTGCTCGGGCTGCCCGGTCTCAGAATGTTTCTTTGCGGGCGCCGTGAAGTGGAGCGTCATCGTTTTCCCTGGCTCGAGATGGAAGGATTTGAAGTGCTTCCCGCGGACTTCGACGCCCTGTCCCTCCATGCGTACGGGAATCTCGTTGAACAAAGGCGATGTGAACCCATGGGTGACGTGGTTCTTGTTTCGGACGATGACCTTCACCGGGTGCTCGCTAAAGGCCCAGCCCTTGGCATCAAATCCTTTCTCCGTCTCGGTGATCTCGACCTCGAACTGAGTCGGGTCCGCGAGCATCGGCTTGTCCGCTGCGGAGACCCATTTCGCAGACAGACCGGCGGCCGTGATCGCCGCCAGCGCGACGGGAACTCCCCACAGACTGAGTTGGCGCACACGATTCCCCATGACCTACCTCCCTGGTTGGAATGAATTGCCCTGTCATCCGATGGAGCAGTTCTCATGCCAACAGGCGCTGAGCCTGCAGTTTTCAACGGATGCGCAGGTTTAACCGGCGACCGATCCACTGCGCCATTACCGTGCTGAGGTGTGTTGCGACACCCCCGCACGGGTTCCGAGTCAAAAGTCCACAGCGGAGTCAGGAACCGCATTCGCGATGCGCTGGTTTTTTGACGTGGACGGACAGAGGGCGAGTTGATGAGCGTTCCCGTTCTTCCAGCATTCAATCTGCATAGTTCCTCTGATACCCGAGATCGTTCAGAGGCTGCGACCGGAGGGAGTGCCATGGCACGGAAAGCGACGGCGGCGGAAGAAATCTTAGAGGCGTTAGTGGTCGCCCAAGGAACAGGCTGCTTGTTCGAGGAGTTGATCACGGTCTGTCCGGGTCTCACCTGGAACCAAATCTTCTCCGAAGTGGACCGTTAAGCCGAGAGGGACGGGTCCAACTCAGCCAGGAGAAACCGGGAGTCTACCGCGTCAGATTGGCGAAGCCGGCAAGTTTCACGCCGACACGCTCAAGTGAAGGCATAGGCATAGGACATGAGTTAGCCGACGAGAAGCGGAAGGAACACGGTGGACGCCGCCGCTGCGGGGGATTGCTGGTCCCGGAGCAACTGCCCGAAGTCTTGCTCGACACCGGTCCGGTCGAGGTCTGGGGCTGGCGTTGCGTGCAGTGCGGACATGTTGTGGACCCCGTTGCTCAGGCGCGGTGCGCAGAGCAGGCCCACGCGACTCGCCGATCTACGTCACCACGGCTGCCGCAATAGTGGCAGACTGCTGGAGGGCTTATAAGGCTCATATGGAATGCGAATGTGCACCTCTTCGCTTCTGCGGCCTCTCTTTTTCGCTTCGCAGACAAGCTGGAGCCAAAGGCTTCGGCGCTGCTGCTTGTGTATCGCGGCCAAGCGGCGGTCGTTCTCTCGGTCGAACCGGAGTGAGGCCGTCTTTTTAGACACGAGCTCGCAGCAAACAGCCGACAGCTCTGAGCGACTCGCTACGCGCTGCCCGCTGAGAGGTGGGGTGTATTTTCTAGGTCGGCAACCACCGCTTCGCATTCGACGCACCGGAGCGTGCTCGTAGGACGGTCCTCCGCGCCATGCAGGTGGTCGACGAGACGCTGCTGTGTGCAGGGTTGTTGAGTGACCTCGCCGCGAATCTTCCGACCGGGCTCGTGAGATTCTATCACCATAAGATGGATCTGCATTGTGCTTGAGTCTTCGGTGCGGTAAAAGGCCCCTCATAGCCCTGATCAATAGAGGCAAAGGGCTCTACCCTCACGGGGTTCAGGCTGTGCGGCCAGCGGCATAAGTCTTCTGCGCCGATGGTTCGGCTTCATGCCCGAGACCGCGTTCTTGTGGCGGGCCTTCCAATCGGGAAACGCGGATCGCTGTTCCGGCAATCTCGATTCCATCCATAGTCTGAATGAGCCGATGCGCATCGTTCGGATTCGAGACTTCGATGACGGCAGATCCGACCGACCGGCCCTGGGCGTTGACGACCAGCGCACTGCGGAGAAAGCCGGGACACCATGCGAAGAGGGTGGCCACATCCTGATGGGTCAGACATGAGGGCAGAAGATCGACTGCCAAGAGAGTAGACATCGGACGCCTCCTTTGGTGGGTCATACGTGCTGGCGAGGACTACGCGTCATAATGCAATGTCGATACCGATCACGGGTAGCGCCGCGGAGGTCACGTCTCGCGGATTGTATAGATCTGCGCCTGGAACGGGCTGGCGAGCCAAGAACCCGCAGCCGGTCATGTCCTAGCCCGGCGAGTGCGATCAAGATCTTGTGCGGGTCGCAATCCGGAACAGTATGAAATGCCGTCCCTCCTGTTATGGGGTTTACGGGGCAGTCTGCGCCAGTAAGAAGTTCTTTAGAAGGACGAATTGGTCCACAGACGGGATAAAGAGATTATCCCTCACATCTAATTTCTTGGACAGGGAAGTCGCAGGAAGGAACAACAGAATAACGCAGTGCGCGGACACACGGGCATGGTGCATGAGCGCACAGAATTTGAAGGCATCTTGCTCAACATGATGCTTGTGACTGTTTCCAGAAGCCTGGGGCGTTTGTCGTCAGGCCGCACAGCATGGCTGACGCTTCCCTCCCCACAGAGTTGAACGCACGTCTTCAGCCTGGTGACGATCGTGCGCGTGCCACCTTGTTCTATCTGTTGTGCCCCAACCATTTCGCGCTCCCGCTGCAACCGGCATGCTTGCTGCACTGTCTTATTGCGACATCGCTGCAACGGTCCTGGGGGGAAACAAGAAGGACATACGAGGCCTATTTATGGGGCTCGTCCTCGATTTGAAGCTGCCGGCCACGCTGCTCCCGGCTTCGGCCTTGGGAGGAGGGACCGAACAATCGAGCTCTCTGGGGACGGGGAGCCCAGAAGCAGGACGGCTCAACGCCCATCACGGACAGACCGTCCTTCAACACGGAGCGGAGTCAGGCTGGCTGACGCAATGGAAACGATGCAAACGGGTACATTGTCAACAGATTGCTGAATGATCGGGAGGATGGATATGGAACGAACCATGCGCGGACCACATCGATCTCATCGCGGCGCCGGAGCTCACCTAACTGCGCTGTGTGTCCTTGGGTATGTTCTGGCTGCATGCAATCACATCGTCCTGGAGCCGATTCCTGTTGTGCCGACAAACCAGCCATTGCCCTATTCGGCGCGAGTCGAGATCACCGAGGTGGGCGTCTATCTGGTGCAGCCCAGCGCGACCATGATCGCGGACCCTCGCCTCCAAAACTATGTGACCGGGCAACTGCCCTCTCTCGACCGAGCCAAACCTCAATGGGCGCAGGCCGTCCTCGACTACCTCGCCGCGCGCAAGACTTTCCGACAGGTTGTGAATGAGGTACCGGCCGATCTGGCCATGACGCTCAGGTTGTTCGTATACGTCGACCCGAGCGTGTCCTTCAAGTTCAATCACGTCTATGTCGCCAAGGTAGACGGTGTGCTGCGGGATCCTCGCAACGGCA
This genomic stretch from Nitrospira defluvii harbors:
- a CDS encoding RNA-binding protein, translated to MSTLLAVDLLPSCLTHQDVATLFAWCPGFLRSALVVNAQGRSVGSAVIEVSNPNDAHRLIQTMDGIEIAGTAIRVSRLEGPPQERGLGHEAEPSAQKTYAAGRTA